The following is a genomic window from Tripterygium wilfordii isolate XIE 37 chromosome 19, ASM1340144v1, whole genome shotgun sequence.
AGCAAGCTGTGTAAGGTGCCTGCAAGATATTAAATAGAACACTGGGATGTAAGTTAAAGAAACTGCAAGAATAAATCCGTTAAAGAATTCAACGATTTTGGGCATTTAAGGAAACACAAGGAAGCATTGTAGCTTTCAAAATCCAGAGAACTTCTAGTGGCAGTTTTTGTATCACTAAACATGACTAGCACACACAACATAACCTCTTAGCCTATTATATATTCAGGTCCCAATACACATTAAGcgacaaaataaaataacataacatGTAAGAACCTATATTCAGGTTCCAAATAATTACTCTGGATCATCAAATAGTTGCAACTCACAACAATCTCCCTATATTGATTTTAATCCATATGATAGCATCGCAGAACCTACAACCCTAAGTTCGAATGCCATAGACCTCTAGTGACATTAAATATCAAAAAGAAGATAAACGAACATAATTGCCACAAACAACTATATATTCccaataaaaatataaacacaTAAGATATCTGAAAAAAGATTTTCTGGTAACCATCAGCCAATGAGAAAATGAGGCTTTATATTACCATAAATATAATGCCCGGGGACAATTTCTAATCAATATGAGATGCAGGAAACCATCTGAGAGATGTGCATCAGCAACCAATCCGTCAGGTGCTTTTTCGTTCCTGTTAGAGATTATGGCAGCACCAACACTAAGGAAATTCCCTCTGGATTTTAGCCATCTTGCTCCTTTCGGATGCGAGTAAGGCATTGCATTGGGAGTTCTTGTGGTTGCACCATTTGGCTTTGTGTTACAAACTTTACAATTTTTGCGACAAACAAGATTGTCTGATTTATTTTGTCCCAAAAATGCACGTATCCTTTCAAGAGGACGACCATTCTCAGGAAGcagttttgttttttctgaTTCAACTTCAAGATATGCTACTTCTGCCTCGTAAGACCTGAATGACACAACTCAGAACTTGTGAAAAATTACTACTAGATCAATACAAAAATGATAAGATAACCAAACATAAGTAAGAATTTAAGATTGATTAGTATGGGACAATGCATTTAGATGGAAGAAGCTTAATACTGGACAGCaactaaatagtcaaataatgaaatatggcATAGCAATTTCCTTGCTAATTTTTTTGGTCAGAAAGAAAAATGCCAAGCAGAAATAAGGTATTGATTTCcagcacaaaaaagaaaaaggaccaATATTATGCACAATCAAAAGGTCGGTACAATTAAAGAAGGTAGCTCAATAACCTTAAAATTTGGACCACAATATACAAAATAAGATGCACAACTCTCGTGCGTGaggctcccacagtgggcaAGGTCGGGGACAGGCAAAATGTGTACAgactttacccccacataatatatggagagggtGTTTCTAAGAATTGAACCTATAACATCaaggttgcacccctacaatatacacaataaataacaagatacattttttttagaTTGCGGATGGAGGAACTCCACTCTATCCTATCCATAGACACTATATCACTTACTAATTAATACTTGATGTTTTTTCCTcaaccttcttttttttgtgatagCAAGAGTAGAAGTATATCCACACAAACCAAAGGTTTTGAGTAAGCTTAAACTTCAGACATGAATTGTATAAGATTGATGGTTCTATAAATTGAATTTGATTCAACAGTGATGCCAAGGAAAACACAGGTGCAAACATAGAAAATAAAGCATATGGAGCTTAGATACCTGTGCCTTAAAAACACTTTAGTTCCGGCATAGTCGTAACGCTTAGGGCCCATGAAGCGGTATTTTTCACTCTCTGTAATGACATCTCCATAAAATCCATACCTGGAAATATTgagcaaataaattaaaaatattggcaaataaattaaaaatattggcCAAGCatcaatcaaaattaaaaaaagaaaaaagagagagcaatGAAGATACATGTTCAAAAACAAGAACTATGTCAATCAGGGCTGTTAAGTAAATGAAAACCAGCTTTCGTGtttaaaaaatcatcaaaattgaAATAGCTTACAACTACATATTACatggttcaaaatatttttataacaTGCGTCCCTGTTAAACCACATAGCATAAATATATGGTATCTCAACTAAAAACCCCTTGACCAAAGCATGTGGGAGGTCATAAATTACCAGTGAGTGAGCACGTAGACAGACAAGAAACAGTAGTAAAAGAATGTCAAAGTAGTGAAGTGCAAACCCACGACATTCAAAACAGCACAAAAGATATCCAGTTATAGACTTCATGTTCTACGACATAAGTACATGACGAAATTCTACCCAGCAAAAGAAGCCGCATAGCGTACAAAAGGTTCAATAGTTGATGTGGATGTTGTTTTCCATCTTACAACTCGAGCTATATCAAGGCACACCCTTTTGCCGAGGACAATATGCAGTGATGAAGTTATAGTATCTCGAGCTCCAGTGGTACTGCAAGAGATAGCAACAACAAATAATCTAACAGAGTCACAAGATTTTGTTAGCTATTAAAGTAGAAGGTTGGTGGAGCACAAAACATCAATGCAAATGGACCATCTTTGGTAGTTTCTTATAAAATGAACTTACATTGACACAATACTCATTCCATATTCatggaaaaacataaaatgaggCAGAGATATACCACATCACAATTGAATCAGTTGAACCTGCAGGAATTATTCCGAATCTGAACCGTTCACTGGGAATGGGAAAAGCATGATCTTGGTCTGCTGAGTTGCCAAATTAGAAGGTAGGGGGTTACTACATGTAGATAAGCTTATCAAAGAAACTACAAAGATGAGGACAGGGCAATGAGTTCAGTATAGTAAGCTGCTTTAAAGTGAAATCACCTTATTTATGGGGAAATGATTTACTAACCTGGGTTGCTCAAACCAGGGTCACTTCCTGTAAATTTAGATAGATCTATAAATACATCAGATACATCAACTGTAGTTGTGTAAAGCAAATTGAGTGCTTTACCGATGTAGAAATACAGTTAATATTTACGTACTTAAATTCATCAATCCTGATCCATTATGGCTTCTTGAGCCAGAGAGAAATGGAGACTGGTCTTCATCCTGATGAGAAGCTTCAGCAGGTGCATCATTTGTAACATTAACTACAGAATTAGTCCCAACAGGTTGAAAAAAATCTGAAGGGGTTGGCAGGTTAGGAGCGTTATGCCTTGACAGAAGGAAACCATTAAGGATTTCATTAAAGAAACCATCTCCACCCTGAAAAATTTAGAGATAAGatccaaaaaataaagtaaCACATATATTCAAGTCTACTAGACGAAAAACCACAGGAACCAAGAGTTGTGGCAACTATTATTCGGGAAGACCTTGATCTATACAGGATAATTTTAGACTTTGAAAACTGGAAATGTGTGAAAAAATTTGTAGTCATACTAAGACGAATGGTCTAACCAATGTCCAGTGTCTACAAATCTATGTTGGGTGCATAACTCTTGTGAGTTGTAGAAAAAACCACCATTCCAATCCAATGAAATGATGGTCAAGTAGTTTATTGCTTTCAagtacaaataattaaatagcCAATCAATTATTCAAAGGGAAAACATGTGAAGCAGTAACTATCACAACAATTCATCAATCATCTAGTCAATTTGGggcattattgttttcttttgctttctaaataaattaacaatataTCGCATGTCTTCCTATTCTATTGATGCAAAGATCAGGTTGCTGTAGACTTCATTAAGCTAGAGCCTACTGTTCCAAAATGAGCTTGTCAAGATTTTGCGGTTCAATGGCAAGATGCACATTAAGGAATAGCAATACTTACAACAGCTAAAACACCATCATATGATTTGAGATCCTTGACTGCCATAGATGCCATTACATCAAATGCATGTCCAGCTCTCTCCGTAGCAATTACCTGATGTGATTGGAGCCAACAATTAAAGTATTTCACAGATAATGTCTGTTTGTGTTGCACGTGGAATTGAAAAATAACAAGCCAGAATtggaaattgaaacaaaaatacaaaaattcgTATCAAATAAGTAACAAAAATCACAGATCAGCTGGGTATACCTAACATATACCTTTGTTTTCACTTTTGCACGTGAGAATATAGGAGCAACAGTTTCCCATGTCTTAAATCCATTTGCTTTTCCACTGAATGGATTAACAAATACCTAGTCAAGCAAGAGAGAAATCTAGAAGAGTTACATCACTGCTCACCCAAtttctcaattaaaaaaatatttttaaacattaattaataaataacagaATGTACCAAAAGATTCTTTGGTCTTCCTATATCTTTGTTCAGAGAATCATTAATCCGATTTACCCACATCTGGCATGTCTCCATATTGTTGTGACTGAAAGCATACATAACCAGGGTCAAAAGAGAAGGCTGGGATTTTGACCTTTCGAAACTGTGTACTGAAAAGTGATACATCTGCACTACATTAGAACATTCACAATATGTTACTCATAAATATAATCAAAGACGTTGGAAATTTAGTGAATGACTGAGAATAGAAATGAGAACCAACCTTGGAGTCATGACAATCATGAAGTGAAAAACACTTTGCACCATTTACCCGACCTGACCCATGCATGAGTTCCACCGCATATACATCAGAAAATTTGACCTCTGTCGCAGTTCTAGAAATCTGTTTAAGTCCCAAGCAAGTTCGATCCTGTGATAGCAAAcatgataaaataaaattgataagTTAAACACTCCACTCCACCAAAAAAGACATTTACAGA
Proteins encoded in this region:
- the LOC119986330 gene encoding ceramide kinase isoform X4, which translates into the protein MEKTGDAGGIADEFFPNAQADVGPLVSSTNLFLDKVGEVVLTCHSDGLSWKLLEPPDDDRTCLGLKQISRTATEVKFSDVYAVELMHGSGRVNGAKCFSLHDCHDSKMYHFSVHSFERSKSQPSLLTLVMYAFSHNNMETCQMWVNRINDSLNKDIGRPKNLLVFVNPFSGKANGFKTWETVAPIFSRAKVKTKVIATERAGHAFDVMASMAVKDLKSYDGVLAVGGDGFFNEILNGFLLSRHNAPNLPTPSDFFQPVGTNSVVNVTNDAPAEASHQDEDQSPFLSGSRSHNGSGLMNLRSDPGLSNPDQDHAFPIPSERFRFGIIPAGSTDSIVMCTTGARDTITSSLHIVLGKRVCLDIARVVRWKTTSTSTIEPFVRYAASFAGYGFYGDVITESEKYRFMGPKRYDYAGTKVFLRHRSYEAEVAYLEVESEKTKLLPENGRPLERIRAFLGQNKSDNLVCRKNCKVCNTKPNGATTRTPNAMPYSHPKGARWLKSRGNFLSVGAAIISNRNEKAPDGLVADAHLSDGFLHLILIRNCPRALYLWHLTQLARRGGEPLNFEFVEHHKTPAFAFTSFGNESVWNLDGELFQAHQLSAQVFRGLISYFASGPEV
- the LOC119986330 gene encoding ceramide kinase isoform X3, which translates into the protein MEKTGDAGGIADEFFPNAQADVGPLVSSTNLFLDKVGEVVLTCHSDGLSWKLLEPPDDDRTCLGLKQISRTATEVKFSDVYAVELMHGSGRVNGAKCFSLHDCHDSKMYHFSVHSFERSKSQPSLLTLVMYAFSHNNMETCQMWVNRINDSLNKDIGRPKNLLVFVNPFSGKANGFKTWETVAPIFSRAKVKTKVIATERAGHAFDVMASMAVKDLKSYDGVLAVGGDGFFNEILNGFLLSRHNAPNLPTPSDFFQPVGTNSVVNVTNDAPAEASHQDEDQSPFLSGSRSHNGSGLMNLRSDPGLSNPADQDHAFPIPSERFRFGIIPAGSTDSIVMCTTGARDTITSSLHIVLGKRVCLDIARVVRWKTTSTSTIEPFVRYAASFAGYGFYGDVITESEKYRFMGPKRYDYAGTKVFLRHRSYEAEVAYLEVESEKTKLLPENGRPLERIRAFLGQNKSDNLVCRKNCKVCNTKPNGATTRTPNAMPYSHPKGARWLKSRGNFLSVGAAIISNRNEKAPDGLVADAHLSDGFLHLILIRNCPRALYLWHLTQLARRGGEPLNFEFVEHHKTPAFAFTSFGNESVWNLDGELFQAHQLSAQVFRGLISYFASGPEV
- the LOC119986330 gene encoding ceramide kinase isoform X2 — its product is MEKTGDAGGIADEFFPNAQADVGPLVSSTNLFLDKVGEVVLTCHSDGLSWKLLEPPDDDRTCLGLKQISRTATEVKFSDVYAVELMHGSGRVNGAKCFSLHDCHDSKMYHFSVHSFERSKSQPSLLTLVMYAFSHNNMETCQMWVNRINDSLNKDIGRPKNLLVFVNPFSGKANGFKTWETVAPIFSRAKVKTKVIATERAGHAFDVMASMAVKDLKSYDGVLAVGGDGFFNEILNGFLLSRHNAPNLPTPSDFFQPVGTNSVVNVTNDAPAEASHQDEDQSPFLSGSRSHNGSGLMNLNLSKFTGSDPGLSNPDQDHAFPIPSERFRFGIIPAGSTDSIVMCTTGARDTITSSLHIVLGKRVCLDIARVVRWKTTSTSTIEPFVRYAASFAGYGFYGDVITESEKYRFMGPKRYDYAGTKVFLRHRSYEAEVAYLEVESEKTKLLPENGRPLERIRAFLGQNKSDNLVCRKNCKVCNTKPNGATTRTPNAMPYSHPKGARWLKSRGNFLSVGAAIISNRNEKAPDGLVADAHLSDGFLHLILIRNCPRALYLWHLTQLARRGGEPLNFEFVEHHKTPAFAFTSFGNESVWNLDGELFQAHQLSAQVFRGLISYFASGPEV
- the LOC119986330 gene encoding ceramide kinase isoform X1, coding for MEKTGDAGGIADEFFPNAQADVGPLVSSTNLFLDKVGEVVLTCHSDGLSWKLLEPPDDDRTCLGLKQISRTATEVKFSDVYAVELMHGSGRVNGAKCFSLHDCHDSKMYHFSVHSFERSKSQPSLLTLVMYAFSHNNMETCQMWVNRINDSLNKDIGRPKNLLVFVNPFSGKANGFKTWETVAPIFSRAKVKTKVIATERAGHAFDVMASMAVKDLKSYDGVLAVGGDGFFNEILNGFLLSRHNAPNLPTPSDFFQPVGTNSVVNVTNDAPAEASHQDEDQSPFLSGSRSHNGSGLMNLNLSKFTGSDPGLSNPADQDHAFPIPSERFRFGIIPAGSTDSIVMCTTGARDTITSSLHIVLGKRVCLDIARVVRWKTTSTSTIEPFVRYAASFAGYGFYGDVITESEKYRFMGPKRYDYAGTKVFLRHRSYEAEVAYLEVESEKTKLLPENGRPLERIRAFLGQNKSDNLVCRKNCKVCNTKPNGATTRTPNAMPYSHPKGARWLKSRGNFLSVGAAIISNRNEKAPDGLVADAHLSDGFLHLILIRNCPRALYLWHLTQLARRGGEPLNFEFVEHHKTPAFAFTSFGNESVWNLDGELFQAHQLSAQVFRGLISYFASGPEV
- the LOC119986330 gene encoding ceramide kinase isoform X5, with the translated sequence MYHFSVHSFERSKSQPSLLTLVMYAFSHNNMETCQMWVNRINDSLNKDIGRPKNLLVFVNPFSGKANGFKTWETVAPIFSRAKVKTKVIATERAGHAFDVMASMAVKDLKSYDGVLAVGGDGFFNEILNGFLLSRHNAPNLPTPSDFFQPVGTNSVVNVTNDAPAEASHQDEDQSPFLSGSRSHNGSGLMNLNLSKFTGSDPGLSNPADQDHAFPIPSERFRFGIIPAGSTDSIVMCTTGARDTITSSLHIVLGKRVCLDIARVVRWKTTSTSTIEPFVRYAASFAGYGFYGDVITESEKYRFMGPKRYDYAGTKVFLRHRSYEAEVAYLEVESEKTKLLPENGRPLERIRAFLGQNKSDNLVCRKNCKVCNTKPNGATTRTPNAMPYSHPKGARWLKSRGNFLSVGAAIISNRNEKAPDGLVADAHLSDGFLHLILIRNCPRALYLWHLTQLARRGGEPLNFEFVEHHKTPAFAFTSFGNESVWNLDGELFQAHQLSAQVFRGLISYFASGPEV
- the LOC119986330 gene encoding ceramide kinase isoform X6: MEKTGDAGGIADEFFPNAQADVGPLVSSTNLFLDKVGEVVLTCHSDGLSWKLLEPPDDDRTCLGLKQISRTATEVKFSDVYAVELMHGSGRVNGAKCFSLHDCHDSKMYHFSVHSFERSKSQPSLLTLVMYAFSHNNMETCQMWVNRINDSLNKDIGRPKNLLVFVNPFSGKANGFKTWETVAPIFSRAKVKTKVIATERAGHAFDVMASMAVKDLKSYDGVLAVGGDGFFNEILNGFLLSRHNAPNLPTPSDFFQPVGTNSVVNVTNDAPAEASHQDEDQSPFLSGSRSHNGSGLMNLNLSKFTGSDPGLSNPADQDHAFPIPSERFRFGIIPAGSTDSIVMCTTGARDTITSSLHIVLGKRVCLDIARVVRWKTTSTSTIEPFVRYAASFAGYGFYGDVITESEKYRFMGPKRYDYAGTKVFLRHRSYEAEVAYLEVESEKTKLLPENGRPLERIRAFLGQNKSDSLVCRKNCKVCNTKPNGATTRTPNAMPY